A stretch of Bacillus pseudomycoides DNA encodes these proteins:
- a CDS encoding polysaccharide deacetylase family protein — translation MKKRIITSFIILITLFLLLFGAYKLMNSRTYQLFGELTNRVETNQKVVALTFDDGPTKNAEKILPLLNKYNAKATFFVIGTELEKNLKLGRAIVKSGHQLGNHTYSHNRMIFKTPSFIKEEIEKTNTFIRATGYTDQIDFRPPNGKKLIGLPYYLNKHHIETITWDLEPDTYYSAPSDKINYVNKNVTPGSIILLHSMYDDSGNALQTIEGILDSLSKQGYQFVTVNELQKR, via the coding sequence ATGAAAAAAAGAATCATTACATCATTCATTATACTAATCACTCTTTTCCTCCTACTCTTTGGAGCTTATAAACTCATGAATTCACGAACGTATCAATTATTTGGTGAATTAACAAATCGAGTAGAAACAAATCAAAAGGTTGTTGCACTAACCTTTGATGATGGTCCTACAAAAAATGCAGAAAAAATATTACCACTCTTAAATAAATATAATGCTAAAGCTACTTTTTTTGTTATTGGAACTGAACTAGAGAAAAACTTAAAATTAGGGCGAGCAATCGTAAAATCTGGACATCAACTTGGAAATCATACATATTCTCATAATCGAATGATTTTTAAGACACCTTCTTTTATTAAAGAAGAAATTGAAAAAACAAATACATTCATTCGCGCAACAGGATATACAGATCAAATTGATTTCCGGCCACCGAATGGAAAAAAATTAATCGGCTTGCCCTACTATTTAAACAAGCATCATATCGAAACAATTACTTGGGATCTTGAACCTGATACTTATTACTCTGCTCCTTCTGACAAAATAAACTATGTAAATAAAAATGTAACACCGGGTTCTATCATTTTGTTACATTCGATGTACGACGATTCTGGTAATGCCCTACAAACTATTGAAGGTATTTTAGATTCTTTATCAAAACAAGGTTATCAATTTGTAACTGTAAACGAATTGCAAAAAAGATAA
- a CDS encoding CD3324 family protein has translation MKYVKAATVLPESLIVEIQKYVQGETIYIPKQENTHYKWGTRSGGRKQLDARNRDIKQAFKNGTSICELAEEYFLSSETIKKIVYSK, from the coding sequence ATGAAATACGTAAAAGCAGCGACCGTTTTACCAGAAAGCTTAATTGTAGAAATTCAAAAGTATGTACAAGGTGAAACAATTTACATTCCAAAACAGGAAAATACACATTATAAATGGGGTACACGTTCTGGGGGAAGAAAGCAACTTGATGCACGAAATAGAGATATTAAACAAGCTTTTAAAAATGGAACTTCTATTTGCGAATTAGCGGAGGAATACTTTCTTTCTTCGGAAACGATAAAAAAAATTGTGTATTCAAAATAA
- a CDS encoding FusB/FusC family EF-G-binding protein: MEAFIRSDQYNFIKSQTHILAHGHATANDRGVIAALKSLAIEKVLHVFENLTDEQKELIDTILTVENREDAEAFLFKLHPYVIPFQEVTLQALKKIFPKVKKLKLPDMEEINMKEMSYLGWIDKGTGRKFIIARNKNKFVGLQGTFQSINKKGICSLCHGHEEVGMFLVEIKGDVPGTFVKKGNYICKDSVACNQNMISLDKLHDFIERLRK, from the coding sequence ATGGAAGCGTTTATTAGAAGTGATCAATATAATTTTATAAAATCACAAACTCATATTTTAGCGCATGGACATGCCACGGCAAACGATAGAGGTGTTATTGCTGCTCTAAAGTCTCTTGCGATAGAAAAAGTATTACATGTTTTTGAAAATCTTACTGATGAACAAAAAGAATTAATTGATACGATTTTGACGGTTGAAAATAGAGAAGATGCAGAAGCATTTTTATTCAAGTTACATCCGTATGTTATTCCGTTTCAAGAAGTTACACTACAAGCGTTAAAAAAAATATTTCCTAAAGTAAAAAAATTGAAGCTTCCTGATATGGAAGAAATAAATATGAAAGAAATGTCGTATCTAGGTTGGATTGATAAAGGAACAGGCAGAAAATTTATTATAGCAAGAAATAAAAATAAGTTTGTTGGTCTGCAAGGAACATTTCAAAGTATTAATAAAAAGGGTATTTGTTCATTGTGCCACGGTCACGAAGAAGTAGGTATGTTTCTAGTTGAAATAAAAGGTGATGTGCCAGGTACCTTTGTTAAGAAGGGAAACTATATTTGCAAAGATAGTGTAGCGTGTAATCAGAATATGATTTCACTTGATAAATTGCATGATTTTATTGAAAGATTGAGGAAGTAA
- the speB gene encoding agmatinase, with the protein MKYPLTPDVKPEFCTTGSFMRLPSNNEQAKVAILGMPFDTAASFRVGARFAPQAIRQASMTLFPYHPIHHVYPFDDTNAIDIGDVSVIPHNIHRSYDLIEEAVFGLMKQGIIPIGLGGDHSVTLASLRAAAKVHGPVAMIHFDSHTDTWDTYYEEKYWHGSPFIRAHEEGLLQPEKVFQIGIRGTLNHPGDIEASNDLGYNVITTAELCNRSFEGVLKQMRETIGDTPCFLTFDIDFVDPSCAPGTGTLEVGGFNSRETLNMVRSLSGFNYIGFDLVEVLPPYDQAQITSLLAATLVHDFASLIALQLKNEANK; encoded by the coding sequence ATGAAATATCCACTAACGCCAGATGTAAAACCAGAGTTTTGTACGACAGGTTCATTTATGAGATTGCCTTCAAATAATGAGCAAGCAAAGGTTGCAATCTTGGGGATGCCATTTGATACAGCTGCTTCATTTCGCGTTGGGGCACGTTTTGCTCCCCAAGCAATTCGTCAAGCCTCTATGACGTTGTTTCCATATCATCCAATTCACCATGTATACCCGTTCGATGACACAAATGCGATTGATATTGGTGATGTTTCTGTGATTCCACATAATATTCATCGCAGCTATGATTTAATAGAGGAAGCTGTTTTTGGATTAATGAAGCAAGGAATCATTCCAATAGGACTGGGTGGAGATCATTCAGTTACATTAGCAAGTCTTCGTGCAGCAGCAAAAGTTCATGGTCCAGTTGCGATGATTCATTTTGACTCGCACACAGATACATGGGATACATATTATGAAGAAAAATATTGGCATGGTTCGCCGTTTATACGTGCGCATGAGGAAGGGTTATTACAACCGGAAAAAGTATTCCAAATTGGAATTCGCGGAACATTGAATCACCCTGGTGATATAGAAGCTAGTAATGATTTGGGATATAACGTCATTACAACAGCGGAATTATGTAATCGTAGTTTTGAAGGCGTTCTTAAGCAAATGAGAGAAACGATTGGCGATACACCTTGTTTTTTAACGTTTGATATTGATTTTGTAGATCCATCTTGTGCCCCTGGTACTGGGACGTTAGAGGTTGGAGGATTTAACAGCCGTGAGACGTTAAATATGGTGCGTTCTTTAAGTGGTTTTAATTATATTGGTTTCGATTTAGTGGAAGTATTGCCACCATATGATCAAGCGCAAATTACATCTCTTTTAGCTGCTACACTTGTGCACGATTTTGCTAGTTTAATTGCATTGCAGTTGAAAAATGAAGCGAATAAGTAG
- the msrA gene encoding peptide-methionine (S)-S-oxide reductase MsrA, with amino-acid sequence MSEKTYELATFAGGCFWCMVKPFDELPGIQKVVSGYAGGHIENPTYEQVKSGTSGHLEVVQITFDPSIFPYQKLLDLYWPQIDPTDDGGQFFDRGPSYRTAIFYHNESQKELAEQSRQTLAESGIFKDSIVTETRPAAPFYEAEEYHQHFYKKNPEKYAQERKESGREDFIKENWKKK; translated from the coding sequence ATGTCAGAAAAAACATACGAACTCGCAACCTTTGCAGGTGGCTGCTTTTGGTGCATGGTAAAACCTTTTGACGAACTTCCAGGCATTCAAAAAGTGGTTTCAGGCTATGCCGGTGGCCACATCGAAAACCCAACATACGAACAAGTTAAATCAGGAACATCCGGACATTTAGAAGTTGTTCAAATTACATTTGATCCTTCTATTTTTCCATATCAAAAATTACTGGATTTATATTGGCCACAAATTGATCCAACTGATGATGGCGGACAATTTTTTGACCGTGGTCCATCCTATCGCACAGCAATTTTTTATCATAATGAAAGCCAAAAAGAACTAGCTGAACAATCAAGGCAAACACTAGCAGAAAGTGGTATATTTAAAGATTCGATTGTAACAGAAACCCGTCCAGCTGCTCCTTTTTATGAAGCAGAAGAATATCACCAACATTTTTATAAAAAAAATCCTGAGAAATATGCTCAGGAGCGCAAAGAATCTGGTCGTGAAGATTTTATTAAAGAAAATTGGAAAAAGAAATAA
- a CDS encoding SDR family oxidoreductase gives MLKRKVALVTGASRGIGRAIAKRLANDGALVAVHYGNRENDAEETVREIQLNGGSAFSIQGDLESLHGVESLYQSLDAELQERTGETKFDILINNAGIGPGAFIEETTEDFFDRMISVNAKAPFFIIQQALSRLHDNSRIINISSAATRISLPDFVAYSMTKGAINTMTFTLAKQLGARGITVNAILPGFIKTDMNAELLSDPMMKQYATKISVFQRLGEVEDIADTAAFLASPDSRWITGQLIDVSGGSCL, from the coding sequence ATGTTAAAAAGAAAAGTTGCATTGGTTACTGGAGCCAGCCGTGGAATTGGACGTGCTATTGCGAAACGCTTAGCAAACGATGGTGCATTAGTTGCTGTTCATTACGGAAATCGAGAGAATGATGCAGAAGAAACAGTTCGTGAAATCCAATTAAATGGTGGTTCAGCTTTTTCTATACAGGGAGACCTTGAATCTTTGCATGGTGTAGAATCTCTTTATCAATCTTTAGATGCCGAGTTACAAGAACGTACCGGTGAAACTAAGTTTGATATTTTAATAAATAACGCTGGAATCGGTCCTGGAGCCTTTATTGAGGAAACAACCGAAGATTTTTTTGATCGAATGATTTCCGTAAATGCAAAAGCACCCTTCTTTATTATCCAACAAGCACTGTCACGTTTACATGATAATAGCCGCATTATTAATATTTCATCTGCTGCAACACGCATTTCTTTACCTGATTTCGTAGCATATAGTATGACAAAAGGCGCCATCAACACAATGACTTTTACCTTAGCCAAACAGCTTGGAGCACGAGGAATAACTGTTAATGCCATACTCCCAGGCTTTATTAAAACAGATATGAATGCTGAACTTCTAAGTGATCCAATGATGAAACAGTATGCTACTAAAATTTCAGTGTTTCAGCGTTTAGGTGAAGTAGAAGACATTGCAGACACTGCTGCTTTTCTTGCTTCTCCTGACAGTCGTTGGATTACTGGACAATTAATCGATGTGAGCGGCGGTTCTTGCTTATAA
- the ilvE gene encoding branched-chain-amino-acid transaminase, which translates to MRNQYIYMNGELVEKEKAVVSVYDHGFLYGDGVFEGIRSYGGNVFCLKEHLKRLYESAKSILLTIPMTIEEMEQAVLQTLQKNEYADAYIRLIVSRGKGDLGLDPRSCTKPSVIIIAEQLKLFPQEFYDNGLSVVSVASRRNMPDALDPRIKSMNYLNNVLVKIEAAQAGVLEALMLNQQGYVCEGSGDNVFIVKDGKVVTPPAYLGALEGITRNSVIELCERLNIPCEERPFTRHDVYVADEVFLTGTAAELIPVVRVDSREIGNGKPGEVTKQLTEEFKKLTRERGVRVPGLAESLA; encoded by the coding sequence ATGAGAAACCAGTATATCTATATGAATGGAGAATTAGTAGAGAAAGAAAAGGCTGTTGTATCTGTTTATGATCATGGATTTTTGTATGGAGACGGCGTATTTGAGGGGATTCGTAGTTACGGCGGAAATGTATTTTGTTTAAAAGAACATTTAAAGCGTTTATATGAATCTGCGAAATCGATTTTACTAACGATCCCAATGACAATCGAAGAGATGGAACAAGCAGTTTTACAGACACTACAAAAAAATGAATATGCAGATGCATATATTAGATTAATTGTTTCAAGAGGAAAAGGCGATTTAGGGCTGGATCCAAGAAGCTGTACGAAACCAAGTGTCATCATCATTGCTGAACAGTTAAAGTTGTTCCCGCAAGAGTTTTATGATAACGGTCTTAGTGTTGTATCTGTTGCATCTCGCCGAAATATGCCAGATGCACTTGACCCACGTATTAAGTCGATGAATTATTTAAATAACGTATTAGTGAAGATTGAAGCAGCACAAGCAGGTGTGCTTGAAGCGCTTATGTTAAATCAACAAGGATATGTTTGTGAAGGATCGGGAGATAACGTGTTCATTGTGAAAGATGGAAAAGTAGTAACGCCACCTGCATATTTAGGGGCTCTTGAAGGGATTACAAGAAATAGTGTCATTGAACTTTGTGAACGGCTAAATATTCCTTGTGAAGAAAGACCATTTACTCGTCACGATGTATATGTAGCAGATGAAGTATTTTTAACAGGAACTGCTGCGGAATTAATTCCAGTTGTAAGAGTGGATTCAAGAGAAATCGGAAATGGAAAGCCAGGAGAAGTAACAAAACAGTTAACGGAAGAATTTAAAAAGTTAACGAGAGAGCGAGGAGTGCGCGTTCCGGGACTAGCAGAAAGTTTAGCTTAA
- the ilvB gene encoding acetolactate synthase large subunit, translating to MVEQHAVCDEVYSGDVKKVTGAGYVIQCLKKLGVTTVFGYPGGAILPVYDALYGSGLKHILTRHEQASIHGAEGYARASGKVGVVFATSGPGATNLVTGLADAYMDSIPLVVITGQVATPLIGKDGFQEADVVGITMPVTKHNYQVRDVNQLSRILQEAYYIAKSGRPGPVLIDIPKDVQNSIVTNVFEGEVQIPGYKPRIKPDKMQLESVAEAISKADRPLLYIGGGVIHADASEELLTFAGRNQIPVVSTLMGLGAYPSEDPLFLGMLGMHGTYAANMAVTECDLLLAFGVRFDDRVTGKLELFSPHSKKVHIDIDPAELHKNVTVEYPVVGDVKRSLHMLKNMRVECQTDTWVERVRTWQEEYPLSYEQSESKLKPQHVIHLVSELTNGEAIVTTEVGQHQMWAAHFYKAQKPRTFLTSGGLGTMGFGFPAAIGAQLAFEDKPVVCIAGDASFQMNIQELQTIAENNIPVKVFIINNKFLGMVRQWQEMFYENRLSESQIGSPDFVKVSEAYGVKGLRATNPIEAKQVMLEAFCHQGPVVVDFCVEEGENVFPMVPPNKGNHEMIMKRWEE from the coding sequence ATGGTGGAACAACATGCAGTGTGTGATGAAGTATATAGCGGAGACGTAAAAAAAGTAACAGGTGCCGGATATGTGATTCAATGTTTAAAGAAATTAGGTGTAACAACTGTGTTTGGCTATCCGGGCGGAGCTATTTTACCAGTTTATGACGCGCTGTATGGCAGTGGTTTGAAACATATTTTAACGCGTCATGAACAAGCTTCCATTCATGGTGCGGAAGGATATGCGAGAGCTTCTGGGAAGGTCGGGGTAGTATTTGCTACCTCCGGTCCAGGGGCTACAAACTTAGTTACTGGTTTAGCAGATGCATATATGGATTCGATTCCTTTAGTTGTCATTACCGGTCAAGTAGCGACACCTCTCATTGGAAAAGATGGATTTCAAGAAGCAGATGTTGTGGGAATTACAATGCCGGTTACAAAACATAATTATCAAGTACGGGATGTAAATCAGTTATCACGTATATTGCAAGAAGCATATTATATCGCTAAAAGTGGCCGGCCAGGCCCAGTATTAATTGATATTCCAAAGGATGTTCAAAATTCTATTGTAACGAATGTTTTTGAAGGAGAAGTTCAAATTCCAGGTTATAAGCCACGGATCAAACCAGACAAAATGCAGCTGGAGAGCGTGGCGGAGGCAATTTCAAAAGCAGATCGTCCGCTACTGTATATCGGTGGCGGTGTCATTCATGCAGATGCATCTGAAGAGCTTCTAACATTTGCGGGGCGGAATCAAATTCCAGTCGTTTCAACTTTAATGGGACTTGGTGCTTATCCATCGGAAGATCCGCTGTTTTTAGGGATGCTCGGTATGCATGGGACGTATGCTGCAAATATGGCAGTAACGGAATGTGATTTGCTTCTTGCATTTGGAGTCCGTTTCGATGATCGAGTCACAGGAAAGTTAGAGCTATTTTCACCTCATTCGAAAAAGGTACATATTGATATTGATCCGGCCGAACTTCATAAAAATGTAACGGTAGAATATCCAGTTGTAGGGGATGTAAAGCGGTCGCTACACATGTTAAAAAATATGAGAGTAGAGTGTCAAACAGATACATGGGTAGAGAGAGTAAGAACATGGCAAGAAGAATACCCGCTGTCATATGAACAGAGTGAATCAAAATTAAAGCCGCAACATGTGATTCATTTAGTAAGTGAATTGACAAATGGTGAAGCAATTGTGACGACAGAAGTTGGGCAGCATCAAATGTGGGCAGCGCATTTTTATAAGGCCCAAAAACCGCGAACATTTCTAACATCTGGTGGACTAGGAACGATGGGATTTGGATTCCCAGCAGCAATCGGTGCTCAGCTCGCATTTGAGGATAAGCCAGTTGTCTGTATTGCGGGAGATGCTTCATTTCAAATGAACATTCAAGAATTGCAAACAATTGCTGAAAATAATATTCCAGTGAAAGTTTTTATTATTAATAACAAGTTTTTAGGTATGGTCAGACAGTGGCAAGAGATGTTCTATGAAAATCGTTTATCAGAATCACAGATTGGATCACCTGATTTTGTAAAAGTATCAGAAGCATATGGAGTAAAAGGTTTGCGCGCTACAAATCCGATTGAAGCGAAACAAGTCATGTTAGAAGCATTTTGTCATCAAGGCCCAGTTGTTGTTGATTTTTGTGTAGAAGAGGGCGAAAACGTATTTCCAATGGTCCCTCCTAATAAAGGGAATCATGAAATGATTATGAAGAGGTGGGAAGAATGA
- a CDS encoding ACT domain-containing protein, producing the protein MSHTFSLVVNNDPGVLLRVSGIFARRGYNISSLNLNEGETREISEMKLTTVCTENEATLLVNQLKKLIDVLQVNKL; encoded by the coding sequence ATGAGTCATACTTTTTCACTCGTTGTCAATAATGATCCTGGAGTTTTACTAAGAGTAAGTGGGATTTTTGCTCGGCGTGGTTATAATATTTCTTCTTTAAATTTAAATGAAGGAGAAACAAGGGAGATTTCGGAAATGAAACTTACAACAGTTTGTACAGAAAATGAAGCGACATTGCTCGTAAATCAGTTAAAAAAGTTAATTGATGTCTTGCAAGTAAATAAATTATAA
- a CDS encoding ketol-acid reductoisomerase, which translates to MKTYYEQDANLEVLAGKTVAVVGYGSQGHAQAQNLRDSGVHVVVGVRPGKSFEVAKADGFEVMSVSEAVRTADVVQVLLPDEQQAHVYRNEVEKNLREGQMLLFSHGFNIHFGQIQPPSYVDVAMVAPKSPGHLVRRVFQEGNGVPALVAVHQDATGKAFDVALAYAKGVGCTRAGVIETSFQEETETDLFGEQAVLCGGVTALVKAGFETLTEGGYRPEIAYFECLHELKLIVDLMYEGGLTNMRHSISDTAEFGDYVTGARIVTDETKKEMKRVLAEIQQGEFAKKWILENQAGRPTYNAMKKAEQNHQLEKVGANLREMMSWIQEPEGKKLVRK; encoded by the coding sequence ATGAAAACATATTATGAACAAGATGCAAATTTAGAGGTATTAGCAGGGAAAACAGTAGCGGTAGTTGGTTATGGATCACAAGGTCATGCGCAAGCGCAAAATTTACGTGACTCTGGAGTTCATGTTGTAGTAGGTGTTCGTCCAGGGAAATCTTTTGAGGTAGCGAAAGCAGATGGATTTGAAGTAATGTCAGTTTCAGAAGCAGTACGAACCGCAGACGTTGTACAAGTATTATTGCCAGACGAACAGCAGGCACATGTATATCGAAATGAAGTAGAAAAGAACCTTCGTGAAGGACAAATGTTACTTTTCTCACATGGATTTAATATTCATTTTGGACAAATTCAGCCACCAAGTTACGTAGATGTGGCGATGGTTGCACCAAAAAGTCCAGGGCATCTTGTTCGCCGCGTATTCCAAGAAGGGAATGGGGTCCCAGCTTTAGTTGCAGTTCATCAAGATGCGACTGGAAAAGCATTCGATGTTGCTCTTGCGTATGCCAAAGGAGTTGGCTGTACACGTGCTGGTGTAATTGAAACATCATTCCAAGAAGAAACAGAAACAGATCTATTTGGCGAACAAGCTGTACTATGTGGCGGGGTAACTGCACTTGTGAAAGCTGGTTTTGAAACATTAACGGAAGGTGGATATCGCCCAGAGATTGCATATTTTGAATGTTTACATGAGCTGAAACTGATTGTCGACTTAATGTACGAAGGTGGATTGACAAATATGCGTCATTCTATTTCAGATACAGCGGAATTTGGTGACTATGTAACAGGGGCAAGAATTGTTACAGATGAAACAAAGAAAGAAATGAAACGAGTTCTTGCGGAGATTCAACAAGGCGAATTTGCAAAGAAATGGATCTTAGAAAATCAAGCAGGACGTCCAACATATAACGCGATGAAAAAGGCAGAGCAAAATCATCAACTGGAAAAAGTGGGAGCTAATCTCCGCGAAATGATGAGTTGGATTCAAGAGCCAGAAGGAAAAAAGTTAGTAAGAAAATAG
- the ilvD gene encoding dihydroxy-acid dehydratase, protein MRSDMIKKGFDKAPHRSLLKATGLKDEDFDKPFVAICNSFIEIIPGHKHLNEFGRLVKEAVRAAGMVPFEFNTIGVDDGIAMGHIGMRYSLPSREIIADSVETVVNAHWFDGMICIPNCDKITPGMMMAALRVNIPTIFVSGGPMAAGKTSKGEVVDLSSVFEGVGAYQSGKISEEELKDIEDHGCPSCGSCSGMFTANSMNCLCEVLGLSLPGNGSILATDPRREELIKQAAEKLKVLIERDIKPRDIVTEEAIDDAFALDMAMGGSTNTVLHTLAIAQEAGLDYDMSRIDAVSRRVPHLCKVSPASNWHMEDIDRAGGISAILKELSRKEGILHMDRITATGHTLRENIAHAEIQDKEVIHSLENPHSEEGGLRILKGNIAKDGAVIKSGATEVKRFEGPCVIFESQDEALAGIMLGKVKKGDVVVIRYEGPRGGPGMPEMLAPTSAIAGMGLGADVALLTDGRFSGASRGISVGHISPEAAAGGEIALLEQGDIVCIDVEERLLEVRVSDEELEKRRKEWKKPELKVKTGWLGRYAQMVTSANTGAVLKMQNFD, encoded by the coding sequence ATGAGAAGCGATATGATTAAAAAGGGTTTTGATAAAGCACCACATCGAAGTTTATTAAAAGCCACCGGTTTAAAAGATGAGGATTTCGATAAGCCGTTTGTAGCGATTTGTAATTCTTTTATTGAAATTATTCCGGGACATAAACATTTAAATGAATTTGGTCGTCTTGTGAAAGAAGCAGTACGTGCGGCAGGGATGGTTCCGTTTGAGTTCAATACAATCGGAGTAGATGACGGGATTGCGATGGGGCATATCGGCATGCGCTATTCGCTTCCAAGCCGTGAGATTATTGCTGATTCAGTTGAAACAGTAGTAAATGCACATTGGTTTGATGGAATGATTTGTATTCCAAACTGTGACAAAATTACACCAGGTATGATGATGGCAGCATTACGTGTTAACATTCCGACTATATTTGTTTCAGGTGGGCCGATGGCAGCTGGGAAAACATCAAAAGGAGAAGTGGTCGACTTAAGCTCTGTTTTTGAAGGAGTAGGGGCTTATCAGTCTGGAAAGATTTCAGAAGAAGAATTAAAGGATATTGAAGATCACGGCTGTCCATCTTGTGGTTCCTGTTCCGGTATGTTTACTGCAAATTCAATGAACTGTTTATGTGAAGTATTAGGACTTTCTCTTCCGGGAAATGGAAGCATTTTAGCGACAGACCCAAGGCGTGAAGAACTAATTAAGCAAGCAGCTGAAAAATTAAAAGTATTAATTGAACGTGATATTAAGCCAAGAGATATCGTGACAGAGGAAGCAATTGACGATGCATTTGCATTAGATATGGCGATGGGGGGATCAACAAATACAGTATTACATACGTTAGCAATTGCACAAGAAGCGGGACTTGATTATGATATGAGCCGAATTGATGCAGTTTCAAGACGTGTTCCACATTTATGTAAAGTGAGTCCAGCTTCTAATTGGCATATGGAAGATATTGATCGTGCGGGCGGCATCAGTGCTATTTTAAAAGAGTTAAGTAGAAAAGAAGGTATACTCCATATGGACCGTATTACAGCCACTGGCCATACACTGCGGGAAAATATCGCTCATGCAGAGATTCAGGATAAAGAAGTGATTCATTCTCTTGAAAATCCTCATAGTGAAGAAGGGGGCCTGCGTATATTAAAAGGAAACATTGCAAAAGATGGTGCTGTCATTAAAAGTGGTGCAACAGAGGTAAAACGATTTGAAGGACCGTGTGTTATTTTTGAATCTCAAGACGAGGCGCTTGCAGGGATTATGCTTGGAAAAGTGAAAAAAGGGGATGTTGTTGTTATTCGTTATGAAGGACCAAGAGGTGGACCTGGTATGCCGGAAATGTTAGCACCAACTTCAGCAATTGCAGGTATGGGATTAGGTGCAGATGTTGCACTATTAACAGATGGTCGCTTTTCGGGCGCATCACGAGGTATTTCAGTTGGACATATTTCCCCAGAAGCTGCTGCTGGGGGAGAAATTGCACTTCTCGAGCAAGGAGATATTGTATGTATTGATGTAGAGGAGCGTTTACTTGAAGTGAGAGTAAGTGATGAAGAATTAGAAAAACGTAGAAAAGAATGGAAAAAACCAGAGTTAAAAGTGAAAACAGGATGGCTTGGACGTTACGCGCAAATGGTAACATCAGCGAATACTGGTGCAGTGCTAAAAATGCAAAACTTTGATTGA